A single Primulina eburnea isolate SZY01 chromosome 11, ASM2296580v1, whole genome shotgun sequence DNA region contains:
- the LOC140804973 gene encoding probable inactive receptor-like protein kinase At3g56050 → MEGLWRSRSCLLLALAIGSMYLLNLRFCCSLNDEGLALLRIKEKVLSDPYGALSNWKGEVGVENPCSWVGVGCSEGYVVALNLKDLRLTGTLAPDIGNLVHVKYIILRNNSLSGVIPIEIANLIQLELLDLGYNNFSGRLPCHHCDKFSTGLLLVDNNELLDRMHPKIYELKNLSEVQVEDNLLSTAAQMVSCNGLLVSWNSEETKDVTRRKLLRTPAFRPFFLSPPPPVSVPPPPRPFRSPRDIAPSPSPSPSPPRVLVVPSLLPSPDIQVSPPSLATPAEKPIASSQISWMSSHRALVLSAFVGGPLLILLLIGGILFFRFNKMATVNPWRTGLSGQLQKAFVTGVPNLKRSELVAACEDFSNVIGSSSVCNLYKGTLSNGVEIAVISIAVASAKEWSNSLESNFRKKIDTLSKVNHKNFVCLLGYCVEEEPFTRMMVFEYAPNGTLFEHLHIREAEHLDWATRLRIAMGVAYCLEHMHQLTPPLAHRNLTSSSVYLTEDYAGKVSDFIYQNEGNLDGIEPNTQSNVYSFGVVLFEMMTGRLPYSVGGESLENWGSDYLRVQPLREIVDPTLRTYHEEQLQLVGNVIKMCTNQDPRRRPSMKEVCLMLREVTNIGPDGAIPKVSHLWWAELEILSTEAN, encoded by the exons ATGGAAGGGCTATGGAGATCTCGAAGTTGTCTCCTGTTGGCATTAGCTATTGGCTCTATGTATCTGCTGAACTTACGTTTTTGCTGCTCTCTCAATGATGAAG GTTTGGCCTTGCTGAGGATTAAAGAGAAAGTGTTGAGTGATCCATATGGGGCTCTGTCAAATTGGAAAGGTGAAGTTGGAGTGGAGAATCCGTGTTCTTGGGTTGGAGTTGGATGCTCTGAAGGATATGTTGTAGCTTT GAACCTGAAAGATCTACGTCTAACTGGTACTCTGGCACCTGATATAGGGAACCTGGTTCATGTGAAATATAT AATTTTGCGAAATAATTCTCTTTCTGGTGTCATCCCCATAGAGATTGCAAATTTAATACAATTGGAGCTTTTAGACCTTGGATATAATAACTTCAGTGGACGGCTTCCTTGTCATCATTGCGACAAATTCTCGACGGGACTTCT TTTAGTGGACAACAATGAGCTCCTTGACAGAATGCATCCCAAAATTTATGAACTTAAAAATTTATCTGAAGTTCAAGTTGAGGACAACCTTTTATCCACTGCTGCACAGATGGTATCTTGCAATGGTCTGCTAGTCTCGTG GAATTCAGAGGAAACAAAAGATGTGACAAGGCGAAAATTATTACGAACGCCGGCTTTTAGACCTTTTTTCCTATCTCCGCCTCCACCAGTATCAGTACCTCCTCCCCCTCGCCCTTTTCGGTCCCCACGTGATATAGCTCCTTCTCCATCTCCATCTCCATCTCCACCACGTGTGCTAGTTGTACCATCCCTGTTACCTTCTCCAGATATACAGGTATCTCCACCTTCACTGGCCACCCCTGCTGAAAAACCTATTGCATCTAGTCAAATTTCCTGGATGAGTAGTCATCGGGCTCTGGTACTTTCAGCATTTGTTGGAGGTCCTTTGTTGATTCTTTTGTTGATAGGCGGCATCTTATTTTTTCGTTTCAACAAGATGGCTACTGTAAATCCGTGGAGAACAGGATTAAGTGGACAACTTCAGAAGGCATTTGTGACTG GGGTCCCAAACCTTAAAAGATCTGAACTTGTGGCTGCCTGTGAAGATTTCAGCAATGTTATTGGTTCTTCATCAGTATGTAATCTGTACAAGGGTACATTATCTAATGGAGTAGAAATAGCAGTCATTTCTATTGCAGTGGCATCTGCAAAGGAATGGTCAAATAGTCTAGAATCCAACTTCAGGAAAAAG ATTGACACTCTATCGAAAGTGAATCACAAAAATTTTGTGTGCTTACTTGGATATTGTGTGGAAGAGGAGCCTTTCACAAGAATGATGGTCTTTGAATATGCCCCCAATGGAACTCTTTTTGAGCATTTACACA TAAGAGAAGCGGAACACTTGGACTGGGCTACTCGACTGAGAATAGCTATGGGAGTCGCATACTGTCTTGAGCACATGCACCAATTGACACCTCCATTAGCTCACAGGAACTTGACGTCATCGTCCGTGTATTTAACCGAAGATTATGCTGGCAAAGTGTCAGACTTTATCTACCAAAATGAAGGAAATTTAGACGGGATTGAACCCAATACACAGAGTAATGTCTACAGTTTTGGTGTCGTACTATTTGAAATGATGACTGGTAGGCTACCATACTCGGTTGGTGGTGAGTCACTCGAGAACTGGGGATCTGATTATCTCCGAGTTCAACCTCTAAGAGAAATCGTCGATCCGACTTTAAGAACTTATCATGAAGAACAACTTCAACTGGTTGGTAATGTGATCAAAATGTGTACTAATCAGGATCCTAGGCGAAGGCCTTCCATGAAAGAAGTGTGCCTAATGTTGAGGGAGGTAACGAATATTGGACCTGATGGAGCTATACCGAAAGTTTCGCATCTTTGGTGGGCAGAGCTTGAGATTCTGTCAACTGAGGCTAATTGA
- the LOC140805508 gene encoding uncharacterized protein yields MPPRRNVLRTDEGTQEEDIPQPPPGQDASARVLAGMARFFEQHVGNGAMGRPELVYERFRRMHPDEFHGTTDPFMAEGWIRSLEVIFRYMDMADADRVRCTIYLLKGDASLWWEGAERGVNMATLTWEGFKRVFYDKYFTSDVRSRLKREFMSLRQGDWTVAEFVQKFDRGCHFMPLIANDPAEKLRHFLDGLRPTIRRDVTLVDPADYTTAVARALRAEQSLKDIDWEMQRKRNRAQQANQSNKKPHTGPSKQPEPPKPQGQPPKENVPKADEKPLCKECNRPHYGKCMWGTFKCFKCEELGHKPADCTKPRQPMTGRVYVMQATEDETELTLH; encoded by the coding sequence ATGCCTCCTAGAAGGAATGTGCTTAGGACTGATGAGGGTACACAGGAGGAGGATATCCCACAGCCTCCACCTGGTCAGGATGCTAGTGCCCGTGTACTAGCCGGTATGGCCCGTTTCTTTGAGCAACACGTAGGGAATGGAGCAATGGGTAGGCCAGAGCTAGTATATGAGCGTTTCAGGAGGATGCACCCCGATGAGTTCCATGGCACTACTGATCCATTTatggctgagggatggattagaTCATTAGAGGTAATATTTCGTTATATGGACATGGCGGACGCCGATCGCGTTCGATGTACTATCTACCTGTTGAAAGGCGACGCTTCcttatggtgggagggagcggAGCGAGGAGTGAATATGGCGACTTTGACTTGGGAAGGATTCAAGAGagtgttctatgacaagtacttcacaTCCGATGTTCGTTCTAGGCTtaagagagagtttatgagtctccgtCAGGGGGATTGGACTGTTGCCGAGTTTGTGCagaagtttgataggggctGTCACTTTATGCCCTTGATTGCCAATGATCCTGCTGAAAAATTACGACATTTTCTAGATGGTTTGAGGCCGACTATCCGACGCGATGTGACACTTGTCGATCCTGCTGATTATACTACCGCCGTTGCCAGGGCTCTTAGAGCCGAGCAGTCATTGAAGGATATCGATTGGGAGATGCAGCGAAAGAGGAACCGTGCTCAGCAAGCTAATCAGAGTAATAAGAAGCCTCATACGGGACCTTCTAAGCAACCAGAACCACCAAAACCACAAGGACAACCACCTAAAGAAAATGTTCCGAAAGCTGATGAAAAACCActttgcaaggagtgcaatcgtCCACATTatggcaagtgcatgtggggcaCCTTCAAGTGCTTCAAGTGCGAGGAGTTGGGACACAAGCCTGCGGATTGCACCAAGCCTAGGCAACCCATGACCGGAAGAGTCTATGTGATGCAAGCTACAGAAGATGAGACAGAGCTGACACTACACTGA